From a region of the Synechococcus sp. PCC 7502 genome:
- a CDS encoding zinc ribbon domain-containing protein translates to MIRNILRFLNSFFSSFLNRSSTINNEPVNRVSLIVIILVDIFILVNVFTGLYDISRWHLSPLESYPCHQEWANYQGSTASNKNYEFANQAIIINTSQQQQYRQSYLYVQENHLGQVAEECLIYADIKDQVNSSENKQITIEINGKYADIYKLEDFNRTIKSQYDSSLLEKIAQQPQTKSINQITAEKAKQQLEQNQKQISKLNQQISILKTELLAKPEVIEFINLLNDSSKFKDLESGYDRANFWYPSIQIGLQSLFLLPLIAIAVLINNYSSRKGFGLVSLISWHLLVIFLIPLLLKIFEFLQIGIIFKFISDVIQVLFGELLFLISYVYIFIIPLVGFLIIKFFQKVTGNQKGKIITRVQKFQCIRCAKKIRSQDLHCPYCGFEQHVTCENCQTATYKFLPYCNHCGYRQVS, encoded by the coding sequence ATGATTAGAAATATATTGCGATTTTTAAATTCGTTTTTTAGTTCATTCTTAAATCGTTCCAGCACCATTAATAACGAGCCAGTTAATAGAGTTAGTTTAATTGTTATAATTCTAGTTGATATTTTTATCCTTGTTAATGTTTTTACTGGATTATATGATATTAGTCGGTGGCACCTAAGTCCTTTAGAATCCTATCCCTGCCATCAAGAATGGGCAAATTATCAAGGTTCAACTGCCAGCAATAAAAATTATGAATTTGCTAATCAAGCAATAATTATTAATACTTCGCAACAACAGCAATATCGACAAAGCTATTTATATGTGCAGGAAAATCACTTAGGACAAGTAGCAGAAGAATGTTTAATTTATGCTGATATTAAAGATCAGGTAAATTCTTCTGAGAATAAACAAATTACTATTGAAATCAATGGTAAATATGCAGATATTTATAAGCTAGAAGACTTTAATCGTACTATCAAATCACAATATGATTCCAGTCTCTTAGAAAAAATTGCTCAACAACCTCAAACCAAGTCAATTAATCAAATTACAGCTGAAAAAGCTAAACAGCAGCTAGAGCAAAATCAAAAGCAAATCTCTAAGCTTAATCAACAAATTTCCATTTTGAAAACCGAATTACTTGCGAAACCTGAAGTCATCGAATTTATTAACTTATTAAATGATTCTTCAAAATTTAAGGACCTTGAGTCTGGTTATGATCGTGCTAATTTTTGGTATCCCAGTATTCAAATTGGGCTTCAATCATTATTTTTACTACCTTTAATTGCGATCGCTGTATTAATCAATAACTATAGTAGTCGTAAAGGATTTGGACTAGTATCTTTAATCAGTTGGCATTTATTAGTAATCTTTTTAATTCCCTTACTACTAAAAATCTTTGAATTCTTGCAAATTGGAATTATATTCAAATTTATTTCTGATGTTATTCAAGTTTTATTTGGAGAATTACTATTTTTAATTAGCTACGTTTATATTTTTATAATTCCCTTAGTTGGATTTTTAATTATTAAGTTCTTTCAGAAAGTTACTGGAAATCAAAAAGGTAAAATCATAACTAGAGTGCAAAAATTCCAATGTATTCGCTGTGCCAAAAAAATTCGTTCCCAAGATTTACATTGCCCCTACTGTGGATTTGAACAACATGTCACCTGCGAAAACTGTCAAACTGCCACCTATAAATTTCTGCCCTATTGTAATCACTGCGGATATAGACAAGTTAGCTAA
- the secA gene encoding preprotein translocase subunit SecA: MFNLQSLIGDPNKRKLDKFRPDVALINSLEDEIKALSDDELRGKTVEFKQRLEKDEDLDDILPEAFAVVREAAIRVLGLRHYDVQLLGGMVLHKGQIAEMKTGEGKTLVSTLPSYLNALTGKGVHIVTVNDYLARRDAEWMGQVHRFLGLTVGIVQQGMEPLERQRNYACDITYTTNSELGFDYLRDNMATSMQDVVQRPFNYCVIDEVDSVLIDEARTPLIISGQLERPTEKYMGASAIAWKLEKEKHYEVDEKQRTVILTDEGFEEAENLLGVTDLFDQQDPWAHYVFNAIKAKELFLKDVNYIVRDDQVIIVDEFTGRVMPGRRWSDGLHQAIEAKEQVTIENETQTLASITYQNFFLLYPKLAGMTGTAKTEEAEFGKIYNLEVTTIPTNRISGRKDLSDVVYKTEAAKWRAVAIECQEMHELGRPVLVGTTSVEKSEVISRLLSEQNIPHNLLNAKPENVERESEIIAQAGRKGAVTIATNMAGRGTDIILGGNVDYMARLKVREFFMPKIVRTDNDDLMGQLLFPNSPSPAQGFGTPKKLKTWKATPSIFPADLSPSTKAILKSAVDYAVETLGAQSLPELQAEDMLAVASEKAPTNDLVIQKLRAAYIAIKQEYEAFTTTEHNEVTGLGGLHVIGTERHESRRIDNQLRGRCGRQGDPGSTRFFLSLEDNLMRIFAGDRVAAMMNAFRVEEDMPISSGLLTRSLEGAQKKVETFYYDTRKQVFEYDEVLNNQRRAIYSERFRVLEGQDLRNRVIEYAEMTMDDIVKAYVNPDLPSEEWDLASVVKKVKEFINLLQDLEVEHLDQMFFPEIQAFLREEVRRAYEIKEQQVDSFQPGLMRQAERFFILQQIDTLWREHLQAMEGLRESVGLRGYGQKDPLIEYKSEGYELFLDMLTDIRRNVVYSLFEFNPQPQPTKLEAEFV, from the coding sequence ATGTTTAATCTGCAATCTTTAATTGGTGATCCAAATAAGCGCAAACTGGACAAGTTTCGTCCCGATGTCGCCTTAATTAACTCCCTGGAAGACGAGATTAAAGCTCTAAGTGATGATGAATTACGAGGTAAAACCGTAGAGTTTAAACAACGACTAGAAAAAGACGAAGATTTAGATGATATTCTGCCTGAAGCTTTTGCTGTAGTTCGAGAAGCAGCGATTAGGGTTTTAGGACTACGCCACTACGATGTACAGTTATTAGGGGGGATGGTTTTACATAAAGGACAAATCGCCGAAATGAAGACAGGTGAAGGTAAAACCCTTGTTTCAACTCTGCCCAGCTATTTAAATGCTCTGACTGGTAAAGGTGTCCATATTGTCACTGTTAATGACTACCTTGCCCGTCGTGATGCTGAATGGATGGGGCAGGTACATCGATTTTTAGGCTTAACCGTGGGCATTGTGCAGCAGGGGATGGAGCCATTGGAACGGCAACGCAACTATGCCTGTGATATTACCTACACTACTAACAGTGAACTAGGTTTTGATTATTTGCGGGACAACATGGCAACCTCCATGCAGGACGTGGTGCAGCGCCCTTTTAACTATTGTGTAATTGATGAAGTGGACTCAGTCTTAATTGATGAAGCTAGAACACCGTTAATTATTTCAGGGCAACTGGAGCGACCTACGGAAAAATACATGGGAGCTTCGGCGATCGCTTGGAAATTAGAAAAAGAGAAACATTACGAAGTTGACGAGAAACAACGCACAGTCATCCTAACTGATGAAGGATTTGAAGAAGCAGAAAACCTTTTAGGCGTAACCGATCTATTTGATCAGCAAGACCCTTGGGCTCACTATGTATTTAATGCCATTAAGGCAAAGGAATTGTTCCTCAAGGATGTTAACTACATTGTTCGCGATGATCAAGTAATTATTGTGGATGAATTTACAGGTCGAGTCATGCCCGGTCGGCGTTGGAGTGATGGTTTGCATCAGGCGATCGAAGCTAAAGAACAAGTCACCATTGAAAATGAAACCCAAACTCTAGCTTCTATTACCTATCAAAACTTTTTCCTACTCTATCCCAAACTGGCAGGAATGACGGGTACCGCAAAAACCGAAGAGGCAGAGTTCGGTAAAATTTATAATCTTGAAGTTACAACAATCCCGACTAATCGCATTAGTGGCAGAAAGGACTTGTCTGATGTGGTTTACAAAACTGAAGCAGCAAAATGGCGGGCTGTGGCGATCGAGTGCCAAGAAATGCACGAATTAGGTCGTCCTGTCCTAGTTGGTACCACTAGCGTAGAGAAGTCTGAAGTTATCTCTCGGCTATTATCAGAACAAAATATTCCCCATAATTTACTGAATGCTAAACCTGAAAATGTAGAAAGAGAGTCAGAAATTATTGCCCAAGCGGGACGAAAAGGTGCCGTTACAATCGCTACTAACATGGCAGGTAGAGGTACCGATATTATCCTCGGCGGTAATGTGGACTACATGGCAAGGCTGAAAGTACGGGAATTCTTTATGCCCAAAATTGTACGGACTGATAATGATGACTTAATGGGGCAACTGTTATTTCCCAATAGTCCTAGTCCCGCCCAAGGCTTTGGTACCCCTAAAAAGTTAAAAACATGGAAAGCTACTCCTAGTATTTTTCCCGCCGACCTTTCCCCCAGCACTAAAGCCATTCTCAAATCTGCTGTCGATTATGCCGTAGAAACCCTAGGAGCCCAGAGCTTACCAGAACTTCAAGCTGAAGATATGTTAGCGGTAGCATCGGAGAAAGCACCCACAAATGATTTAGTCATTCAAAAACTCAGAGCCGCCTATATTGCCATTAAGCAAGAATATGAAGCCTTTACAACCACTGAGCATAATGAAGTTACGGGCTTGGGCGGATTGCATGTTATCGGTACAGAACGCCATGAATCTCGACGTATTGATAACCAGTTGCGAGGACGTTGCGGTAGACAGGGAGACCCCGGTTCCACAAGATTCTTTTTAAGCCTAGAAGATAATTTAATGCGAATTTTTGCGGGCGATCGCGTGGCAGCGATGATGAACGCCTTTAGAGTTGAAGAGGATATGCCTATTAGTTCAGGTTTATTAACTCGCAGCTTAGAAGGAGCGCAAAAGAAGGTTGAGACTTTTTACTACGACACCCGTAAACAGGTATTTGAATATGATGAGGTTTTGAACAATCAACGCCGCGCCATCTATTCGGAAAGATTTAGAGTGCTGGAGGGACAGGATTTACGCAATCGGGTAATTGAATATGCAGAAATGACTATGGATGACATTGTTAAGGCGTATGTTAATCCAGACTTGCCTTCCGAAGAATGGGATTTAGCCAGTGTAGTTAAAAAGGTAAAAGAGTTTATTAATTTGCTCCAAGACCTTGAAGTAGAGCATCTAGATCAAATGTTTTTCCCCGAAATTCAAGCTTTTTTACGAGAAGAAGTACGCCGTGCTTATGAAATTAAGGAGCAGCAAGTTGATAGTTTCCAACCTGGATTAATGCGCCAAGCAGAAAGATTTTTTATTTTGCAGCAAATTGATACTCTCTGGCGAGAGCATTTACAAGCAATGGAAGGATTGCGGGAATCTGTGGGATTAAGAGGCTATGGACAAAAAGACCCCCTAATTGAATATAAAAGTGAAGGCTATGAGTTATTCCTCGATATGCTGACCGATATTCGTCGCAATGTGGTTTATTCTTTGTTTGAATTTAATCCTCAGCCGCAACCCACAAAGTTAGAAGCAGAATTTGTCTAG
- a CDS encoding acyl-CoA desaturase, protein MTANTVDQKSLKADRVTFGKSIGFKKELNKRVDAYFSSNNIKPRDNLAMYVKTVTITAWMFGSWAFVVFAPVIIGFKVLGCISLGMAIAACGMSVGHDANHGGYSKNPKINYTIGLCYDFIGLSSYLWRYRHNFLHHTYTNITNHDVEIHGDGLVRMAPDMEHKWFHRYQHLFIWFVYLVIPFYWSYSDIAIILGDRKYFDHKVPMPKPLDLTFLFGLKALGLGFFIGLPIALGYSPLMAIAGFSIAYMTYGLVTCVVFMLAHVLVPAEFVEVNATSNHIDDEWAVLQVKTTVDFAPKNAFLNWYIGGLNYQTIHHLFPHVCHIHYPQIAGIVAEVCEEFGIKYNVYPTFGSAIAANYQWLKQMAMAPAK, encoded by the coding sequence ATGACTGCAAACACTGTGGATCAGAAATCCCTGAAAGCTGACCGAGTCACCTTCGGTAAAAGTATTGGTTTTAAGAAGGAATTAAATAAAAGAGTTGATGCCTACTTTAGCTCCAATAATATTAAGCCTCGGGATAACTTGGCAATGTATGTCAAAACTGTCACGATTACCGCTTGGATGTTTGGCTCTTGGGCTTTTGTGGTTTTTGCCCCTGTAATCATTGGCTTTAAAGTTTTAGGCTGTATTTCTCTGGGGATGGCGATCGCTGCCTGTGGGATGAGTGTGGGACATGATGCTAATCACGGTGGTTATTCTAAAAATCCTAAAATTAATTATACGATCGGGCTGTGCTACGACTTTATTGGCTTATCTAGCTACCTGTGGCGGTATCGGCATAATTTTCTGCACCACACCTATACCAACATTACTAATCATGATGTGGAAATTCACGGTGATGGCTTAGTCAGAATGGCTCCAGACATGGAACATAAGTGGTTTCATCGCTATCAGCATCTATTTATTTGGTTTGTATATTTGGTAATTCCTTTCTATTGGTCTTACAGCGATATTGCCATTATTTTGGGTGATCGCAAATACTTTGATCACAAGGTGCCGATGCCCAAACCTTTAGATTTAACTTTTCTATTTGGCTTAAAGGCTTTAGGATTAGGATTTTTCATTGGACTACCGATCGCTTTGGGATATTCACCGTTAATGGCAATCGCTGGGTTTTCCATTGCCTACATGACCTATGGCTTAGTCACCTGTGTAGTATTTATGTTAGCTCATGTCCTAGTCCCTGCGGAATTTGTGGAAGTGAATGCTACCTCTAATCATATTGATGATGAATGGGCAGTCTTACAGGTGAAAACCACAGTGGATTTTGCTCCTAAAAATGCCTTTTTGAACTGGTACATTGGCGGACTTAACTACCAAACCATCCATCACCTTTTTCCCCATGTTTGCCATATCCACTATCCGCAAATCGCTGGCATTGTCGCTGAAGTTTGTGAAGAATTTGGGATTAAATATAATGTCTACCCCACTTTCGGATCAGCGATCGCTGCTAATTACCAATGGCTAAAACAAATGGCGATGGCACCAGCTAAATAA